One Methanococcus voltae genomic region harbors:
- a CDS encoding homoserine dehydrogenase codes for MCEKSLNKSNDFKELKVILVGLGVIGKGVLKVIDAKNIDLFKKYGFKISVVAACDSSGATVNENGINPLSIIKTKEETGKIVNHEFGVQKGILEVIESVNADVVIEVTPTNIETGEPAKSYTLKAFESKKHVVSANKGALAVAYSELMNSAEKNDVMFRYEASVGGAMPVINLARESLAGNNIKNIKGILNGTTNYILTKMEKEGLDFNTILKEAQELGIAETNPHQDVSGLDTAAKMVILANTLLGKDCTIKDVKLEGITRITPEALKMANKSGTTIKLIGEVSNKKLEVCPKLIPIDHPMNVKGSLNVAMFDTDLAKDVVVVGRGAGDIETSSAILSDLIFIGNSKKCND; via the coding sequence ATGTGTGAAAAGAGTCTTAATAAAAGTAATGACTTTAAGGAACTTAAAGTAATTTTAGTTGGCTTGGGAGTTATTGGAAAAGGCGTTTTAAAAGTTATAGACGCTAAAAACATTGATTTATTTAAAAAGTATGGATTTAAAATAAGTGTTGTTGCTGCATGTGACAGTAGCGGTGCTACCGTAAACGAAAATGGAATTAACCCCCTTTCAATAATAAAAACTAAGGAAGAAACCGGAAAAATAGTTAATCACGAATTTGGGGTTCAAAAAGGCATACTTGAAGTTATTGAATCTGTTAACGCTGATGTAGTTATAGAAGTAACCCCTACAAACATAGAAACAGGCGAACCTGCAAAATCATACACTTTAAAAGCTTTTGAATCTAAAAAACACGTTGTTTCTGCAAACAAAGGAGCTTTGGCAGTAGCATATTCAGAATTAATGAATAGTGCAGAGAAAAACGACGTAATGTTTAGATACGAAGCATCAGTAGGCGGAGCTATGCCAGTAATAAATTTAGCTAGAGAAAGCCTTGCAGGTAACAATATTAAGAACATTAAAGGAATTTTAAATGGTACAACCAACTACATATTAACTAAAATGGAAAAAGAAGGATTAGACTTTAATACTATTTTAAAAGAAGCTCAAGAGTTGGGAATAGCAGAAACAAACCCTCATCAAGATGTTAGTGGGTTAGATACTGCTGCAAAAATGGTAATTCTTGCAAATACTCTTTTAGGTAAAGATTGTACAATCAAAGATGTAAAACTTGAAGGAATAACAAGAATTACGCCAGAAGCACTTAAAATGGCAAATAAAAGTGGTACTACAATAAAATTAATCGGAGAAGTTTCAAATAAAAAATTAGAAGTTTGTCCTAAATTGATACCTATAGACCACCCTATGAACGTTAAAGGCTCTTTAAACGTTGCTATGTTTGATACAGATTTAGCAAAAGACGTTGTAGTAGTAGGAAGAGGAGCTGGAGACATTGAAACTTCTTCTGCAATACTAAGTGACTTAATATTTATAGGCAATTCAAAAAAGTGTAATGACTAA
- a CDS encoding isopentenyl phosphate kinase, with protein sequence MLIVLKLGGSILCDKNIPYSVKWDNLSRICKEIRQFFDEKLIKNPGSSSNNQEKPKLIIIHGGGSFGHPVAKKHIIKDEDGNSKFVDMESGYWEIQKAMRKFNDIVISELHDYGIPAVSVQPSSFTMFTKEGLHFDLTALKKMLDKNLVPVIHGDIVLDELNEYKIFSGDHALPYLSKELKPDLSLHASDVEGVWDNNKNIIDTISSQNIEDVKKSLSSSSKEDVTGGMYLKVMECFNSGVTSIIFNGNKKDNIYKALNNKVNGTIIEK encoded by the coding sequence ATGTTAATCGTGTTAAAACTTGGCGGTAGTATATTATGTGATAAAAATATCCCTTATTCTGTAAAATGGGATAATTTATCAAGAATTTGCAAGGAAATAAGACAATTTTTTGATGAAAAATTGATAAAAAACCCCGGGAGTTCCTCTAACAATCAAGAAAAGCCAAAATTAATAATAATACACGGAGGAGGTTCATTTGGACACCCTGTGGCAAAAAAACATATTATAAAAGACGAAGATGGAAATTCTAAATTTGTAGATATGGAATCAGGTTATTGGGAAATACAGAAAGCAATGCGTAAATTTAACGATATTGTTATATCCGAATTACACGATTATGGTATACCTGCGGTTTCTGTTCAACCTTCTTCTTTTACAATGTTTACCAAGGAAGGCTTACATTTTGATTTAACTGCTCTCAAAAAAATGCTCGATAAGAATCTTGTGCCAGTAATACACGGGGATATAGTACTAGATGAATTAAATGAGTACAAGATTTTTTCAGGTGACCATGCACTACCTTACTTGTCTAAAGAACTTAAGCCAGATTTAAGCCTACACGCTTCAGACGTCGAAGGTGTTTGGGATAATAATAAAAATATCATAGATACCATATCCAGTCAAAATATTGAAGATGTAAAAAAATCACTATCTTCTTCATCAAAAGAAGATGTTACTGGTGGAATGTATTTGAAAGTTATGGAGTGTTTTAACTCGGGGGTAACCTCTATCATTTTTAACGGGAATAAAAAAGATAATATCTATAAAGCATTGAATAATAAGGTAAATGGAACTATAATTGAAAAATAA
- a CDS encoding methanogenesis marker 8 protein, with amino-acid sequence MKNNEDIHIMEALGNAKVTVVNGKVVAVDKPIIKTCPLFLKHRNIKELNEDTIRKNIEFRIQSFGLFTKDRVVEEKEQIVSFGTSEIFMTALNKKMLDAVVIVSDCAGTVITANPYLVQGLCGRISGIVKTTPVKEVIQRINNANPNGAILNEETAEINQVKGVLKAIELGFKNIGVSVAYPEQLKEIRQIENEYNLKNSQNNEDSIKICIFGVHTTGVDFNKYKSEIPEYDLITNCASKSLYNLLKTDEELKGVLKVQAGKGVPIYALSNFGKDLLLERFKELDKKIYICTEDNLPDIQEMPQ; translated from the coding sequence ATGAAAAATAATGAAGATATTCACATCATGGAAGCACTGGGTAATGCAAAAGTTACCGTAGTTAATGGAAAGGTTGTAGCTGTGGATAAACCAATAATAAAGACCTGCCCTTTATTTTTAAAACATAGAAATATTAAAGAGTTAAATGAAGATACTATACGGAAGAATATTGAGTTTAGGATACAAAGCTTCGGATTATTCACAAAAGACCGAGTGGTTGAAGAAAAGGAGCAAATTGTTAGTTTCGGAACTTCTGAAATTTTTATGACTGCTTTAAACAAAAAAATGTTGGATGCAGTTGTTATCGTTAGTGACTGTGCAGGGACTGTTATAACAGCAAATCCTTATTTGGTACAGGGATTATGCGGTAGAATATCAGGAATTGTTAAAACCACACCTGTAAAAGAAGTAATTCAAAGAATAAATAATGCAAATCCAAATGGCGCAATATTAAATGAAGAAACTGCAGAAATTAATCAAGTAAAAGGAGTTTTAAAAGCAATTGAGCTTGGTTTTAAAAATATTGGTGTTTCAGTAGCATACCCCGAGCAGTTGAAAGAAATAAGGCAAATTGAGAACGAATATAATTTAAAAAATTCACAAAATAATGAAGATAGTATAAAAATCTGTATTTTTGGAGTGCATACTACAGGGGTAGATTTTAATAAATATAAATCAGAAATCCCTGAATACGATTTAATCACAAATTGTGCATCTAAGAGTCTTTATAATTTATTGAAAACAGATGAAGAATTAAAAGGAGTTTTAAAAGTACAGGCAGGAAAAGGTGTACCAATATATGCTTTATCTAATTTTGGTAAAGATTTGTTATTGGAACGTTTTAAAGAATTAGATAAAAAGATTTACATTTGTACTGAGGATAATTTGCCAGATATTCAAGAAATGCCGCAATAA
- a CDS encoding VOC family protein: MKYITTLLAVKDINISKKFYEKLFNQHVIYDLGKNVTFDGGFALQEDFPWLIDIPANSLIKKSNNMELYFEVDDFDEFLKKLEEYEKYEKIVYVNKPKKHEWKQRVVRIYDPDFHIIEIGESMEVIAKRYLNEGYSIEKTAEIIQHPIEFVKMVNEKQ, translated from the coding sequence GTGAAGTATATAACAACTTTATTGGCAGTTAAAGATATCAACATTTCCAAGAAATTCTATGAAAAACTTTTTAATCAACATGTCATCTATGATTTGGGTAAAAATGTAACATTTGATGGAGGATTTGCACTACAAGAAGATTTTCCATGGCTCATAGATATTCCTGCTAATTCATTGATTAAAAAATCAAATAATATGGAATTATATTTTGAAGTAGATGATTTTGACGAATTTTTAAAAAAACTAGAAGAATATGAAAAATATGAGAAAATAGTGTATGTAAATAAACCTAAAAAACATGAATGGAAACAAAGAGTTGTTCGTATTTATGACCCTGATTTTCATATCATAGAAATAGGAGAATCAATGGAGGTTATTGCAAAACGCTATCTTAATGAAGGATATTCTATCGAAAAAACTGCAGAAATTATCCAACATCCAATTGAATTTGTAAAAATGGTTAACGAAAAACAATAA
- a CDS encoding CoB--CoM heterodisulfide reductase iron-sulfur subunit A family protein, with translation MSDPKVGVFVCYCGSNINGAVDCEAVKDFASKLDGVVVADTYPFMCADPGQNLIKDAIKEKGLDRIVVAACTPKIHEPTFRACLSEAGISPYYLEFVNIREHDAFVHMNDVKAATDKAKELIAAGIARAKKLEDVPQKIVDVDKSCMVIGAGIAGIQSALDLADQGFKVYLVDKDESIGGRMAQLAKTFPTDDCAMUILAPKMVSVANHPNVELLTYTEVKDIDGYIGNFNVKLEKKARYIDEITCTGCGACAAVCPIEIPNEFDLGLGTRKAIYVPFPQAVPLVYTIDMEHCINCELCSKVCAAKAVRYDQKPEEVEIKVGTIITATGYDEFDATQKEEYGYGVYDNVITTLEIERMINPAGPTGGHEIRPSDGKHPHRTVFVQCVGSRDEKVGNPYCSRVCCMFALKNAQLMKMHDPNAEVYICYMDIRAFGKGYEEYYKRAQEQFGVRFVRGRPAAVIEDPETKNLTVRVEDTLLGEILEIDADLVVLSAGLVGKKETKDLAKMMGVDVGPEGFFKESHPKLAPVNTKVDGIAIAGVAQGPKDIPDTVAQAKGAASAVAIPMSQGSFKIEMIRATVDEDVCGGCKVCAIMCPYNAITYEEKEGHLVAITDDVACKGCGACAGACPSGAMQLRYYRDSQILDSIDGMLDAANMINNE, from the coding sequence ATGAGTGACCCCAAAGTGGGGGTTTTCGTTTGTTACTGTGGTTCTAACATCAACGGTGCAGTGGATTGTGAAGCAGTTAAAGATTTCGCTTCCAAACTCGATGGAGTAGTAGTTGCTGATACATACCCATTTATGTGTGCTGACCCTGGACAAAATCTTATTAAAGATGCAATTAAAGAAAAAGGGTTAGACAGAATTGTGGTAGCAGCATGTACTCCTAAGATCCACGAACCTACGTTTAGGGCTTGTTTATCAGAAGCAGGCATATCCCCATATTATTTAGAGTTTGTGAACATCAGAGAGCATGACGCTTTTGTTCATATGAATGACGTAAAAGCTGCAACAGATAAAGCTAAAGAGTTAATTGCAGCAGGTATTGCTAGAGCTAAAAAACTTGAGGACGTACCTCAAAAAATTGTGGATGTAGATAAGAGCTGTATGGTTATAGGTGCAGGTATTGCAGGTATCCAATCTGCATTAGACCTTGCCGACCAAGGCTTTAAAGTATATCTCGTAGATAAAGACGAGTCAATCGGCGGAAGAATGGCACAATTAGCTAAAACTTTCCCAACCGATGACTGTGCGATGTGAATTCTCGCACCGAAAATGGTTTCGGTGGCTAACCACCCGAACGTGGAATTATTAACTTACACAGAAGTTAAAGATATTGATGGATACATTGGTAACTTCAATGTAAAACTTGAGAAAAAAGCAAGATACATTGATGAAATTACCTGTACCGGTTGCGGTGCTTGTGCTGCAGTATGTCCTATAGAGATACCTAACGAATTTGATTTAGGTTTAGGTACCAGAAAAGCGATATACGTTCCATTCCCACAAGCTGTACCTTTAGTATATACTATTGATATGGAACACTGTATTAACTGTGAACTTTGTTCAAAAGTATGTGCTGCAAAAGCTGTAAGATACGACCAAAAACCTGAAGAAGTAGAAATTAAGGTTGGTACAATTATCACAGCTACAGGGTACGATGAATTTGATGCTACACAAAAAGAAGAATATGGTTACGGAGTTTATGACAACGTTATCACAACCTTAGAAATTGAAAGGATGATTAACCCTGCTGGACCTACCGGTGGTCATGAAATCAGACCAAGTGACGGTAAACACCCTCACAGAACCGTATTTGTACAATGTGTTGGTTCAAGAGACGAAAAAGTCGGCAACCCATACTGTTCAAGAGTATGCTGTATGTTCGCACTTAAAAACGCTCAGTTAATGAAAATGCACGACCCTAATGCAGAAGTATACATTTGCTACATGGATATAAGGGCATTTGGTAAAGGATACGAAGAATACTATAAAAGAGCACAAGAACAGTTCGGTGTTAGATTCGTTAGAGGAAGACCTGCAGCTGTTATTGAAGACCCTGAAACTAAAAACTTAACCGTTAGAGTTGAAGATACATTATTAGGCGAAATCTTAGAGATTGATGCTGACTTAGTTGTATTATCAGCTGGTTTAGTGGGTAAAAAAGAAACAAAAGACCTAGCTAAAATGATGGGCGTTGATGTAGGGCCAGAAGGATTCTTTAAGGAGTCACACCCTAAATTAGCTCCAGTTAACACAAAAGTTGACGGTATCGCAATTGCAGGAGTTGCACAAGGACCTAAGGATATTCCAGACACAGTAGCACAAGCAAAAGGTGCTGCAAGTGCTGTGGCTATTCCAATGTCACAAGGTAGCTTCAAAATTGAAATGATTAGAGCAACTGTTGACGAAGATGTATGTGGTGGATGTAAAGTATGTGCAATAATGTGCCCATATAATGCGATTACATACGAGGAAAAAGAAGGTCATTTGGTAGCTATAACAGACGACGTTGCATGTAAAGGTTGTGGAGCATGTGCAGGTGCATGTCCAAGTGGTGCTATGCAGTTAAGATACTACAGAGACTCACAAATCTTAGATTCAATTGACGGAATGTTAGATGCAGCTAATATGATTAATAACGAATAA
- the vhuD gene encoding F420-non-reducing hydrogenase iron-sulfur subunit VhuD translates to MAEPIIMAFICYQUGYGAADLAGTSRMQYPASVRPIRVPCTGKFDITYALRAFQKGADAVFVAGUKPNECAFETGNFRAEERVKMTKQILDEMGIGGDRIEMFFMSGADAGKFTEAVKEMTDRAKKLGPNPLK, encoded by the coding sequence ATGGCCGAACCTATAATTATGGCATTCATTTGCTATCAATGAGGTTATGGTGCTGCTGACTTAGCAGGTACTAGTAGAATGCAATACCCAGCAAGCGTTAGACCTATAAGAGTCCCTTGTACAGGTAAGTTTGATATTACCTACGCATTAAGGGCATTCCAAAAAGGTGCTGATGCAGTATTTGTTGCAGGTTGAAAACCTAATGAGTGTGCATTCGAAACAGGTAACTTCAGAGCGGAAGAAAGGGTTAAAATGACCAAGCAAATTCTCGATGAAATGGGAATAGGTGGAGATAGAATCGAAATGTTCTTCATGAGTGGAGCAGACGCAGGAAAATTCACCGAAGCTGTTAAAGAAATGACTGACAGAGCTAAAAAGTTAGGTCCAAACCCATTAAAATAA
- the vhuG gene encoding F420-non-reducing hydrogenase subunit VhuG, translating to MADKVRLGLIQLCGCSGCHISLLDLHEQLLDVLPNLEIVYAPIIADAKEIPECDVFLIEGGARNEHDEHLIHEIREKSKVVIAWGTCAVYGGIPGLGNLYDTEQLKKTAYETESTDNIGELPSDEIVPPLTNSVMPVPSIVDVEYVIPGCPPRPEINAGAIVALLEGRDPELPKKIVCDECPRTKENVIPETFKRTFEGTPDPEKCLFEQGYTCVGMGTRAGCGALCPSAGVPCRGCYGKTDEVLDQGSSLANTFAAAGDEALKISDKSALFNRFTLPAALISKKQE from the coding sequence ATGGCAGATAAAGTTAGGCTCGGATTAATACAACTATGTGGATGTTCAGGATGCCATATATCACTACTTGATTTACACGAACAATTATTAGATGTTCTTCCTAATTTGGAAATCGTTTATGCTCCAATCATCGCCGATGCAAAAGAAATACCAGAATGTGATGTATTTCTTATAGAAGGTGGTGCAAGAAATGAGCACGATGAACATTTAATTCATGAAATCAGAGAAAAATCAAAAGTAGTGATTGCTTGGGGAACCTGTGCAGTATATGGTGGAATTCCAGGACTTGGAAACCTATACGACACTGAACAGTTGAAAAAAACTGCTTATGAAACTGAATCAACAGATAATATTGGAGAATTACCTTCAGATGAAATAGTTCCTCCATTAACAAATTCTGTTATGCCGGTTCCAAGTATAGTGGATGTAGAATACGTAATTCCAGGATGTCCTCCAAGACCGGAAATTAATGCTGGTGCAATTGTAGCATTACTAGAAGGTAGAGACCCAGAATTACCTAAAAAGATTGTTTGCGACGAATGTCCAAGAACAAAAGAAAATGTTATACCAGAAACATTTAAAAGAACTTTTGAAGGAACACCAGATCCTGAAAAATGTTTATTTGAACAAGGTTACACTTGCGTAGGAATGGGTACAAGAGCAGGATGCGGTGCACTCTGCCCAAGTGCGGGAGTTCCATGTAGGGGATGCTATGGTAAAACTGATGAAGTACTTGACCAGGGTTCATCTTTGGCAAATACATTTGCTGCCGCAGGAGATGAAGCTTTAAAAATTTCCGACAAATCAGCATTATTCAACAGATTTACATTGCCAGCAGCTTTGATTTCAAAAAAACAGGAATAA
- the vhuA gene encoding F420-non-reducing hydrogenase Vhu subunit A, translated as MGKITIAPLTRLEGHGKVTIKLDDSGKPADVKLHITALRGFEQFVIGRPAEEVPRIVPRICGICQTAHHLASVKAVDAAWGAQIPSAAEKQRELMHLGNMIHSHALHFYYLAAPDFVLGPDADPAIRNVIGVIDAAPEVAKKAIAMRRVGQSMVEATGGKPIHPVTGIPGGLSKSMSEEKRDELLAVIDTMIQYGQDGLDLMKSLNEKYLDTINSLGVIDTWYLGLVKDGKHNFYGDTLRFVSPDGSEKMEFKPAEYLDYLGEHVVEHSYVKYPYNKKVGYPEGLYRVGPLAMINVCDSMSTPLAEEARKEFAETFGRPANQSIAYNQARLIELLSACERAKELLEDPEIVSTDVKAEVEPKAGNGVGVVYAPRGTLFHNYETDDNGIVTKANMIVATTHNVPTMEKAIQQAAEVLFKDN; from the coding sequence ATGGGTAAAATTACAATAGCACCACTAACCCGTCTTGAAGGGCATGGTAAAGTTACCATCAAGTTGGATGATTCAGGTAAACCAGCTGATGTAAAATTACATATTACCGCTCTCAGGGGTTTTGAACAATTTGTAATTGGAAGACCTGCTGAAGAGGTACCAAGAATAGTCCCAAGAATATGTGGTATTTGTCAAACAGCTCACCACTTAGCTAGTGTTAAAGCTGTTGATGCTGCATGGGGCGCACAAATTCCAAGCGCTGCAGAGAAACAGAGAGAATTAATGCATTTGGGAAATATGATTCACAGTCACGCATTACACTTCTACTATCTTGCGGCTCCAGATTTTGTCCTTGGACCAGACGCAGACCCTGCAATTAGAAACGTTATTGGAGTAATTGATGCGGCTCCAGAAGTAGCTAAAAAAGCTATCGCAATGAGAAGAGTAGGTCAATCAATGGTTGAAGCTACTGGTGGTAAACCTATACACCCAGTAACTGGTATTCCAGGCGGTTTATCAAAATCAATGAGTGAAGAAAAAAGAGACGAACTTTTGGCTGTAATTGATACAATGATTCAATATGGTCAGGATGGACTCGATTTAATGAAATCACTTAATGAAAAATACTTGGATACAATAAACTCATTGGGTGTAATTGATACCTGGTATTTGGGTTTAGTTAAAGATGGTAAACATAACTTCTACGGAGACACTTTAAGATTTGTTTCACCAGACGGTTCCGAAAAAATGGAATTCAAACCTGCTGAATACTTAGACTATCTTGGAGAACATGTTGTAGAACACAGTTATGTAAAATACCCTTACAACAAAAAAGTTGGTTACCCTGAAGGATTATATAGAGTTGGTCCTTTAGCTATGATAAATGTTTGTGATTCAATGTCTACACCCCTTGCAGAAGAGGCTAGAAAAGAATTTGCTGAAACATTTGGAAGACCGGCAAATCAATCAATAGCATACAACCAAGCAAGATTAATCGAATTACTTTCAGCTTGCGAAAGAGCAAAAGAACTTCTCGAAGACCCAGAGATTGTTTCAACAGATGTTAAGGCAGAAGTTGAACCAAAAGCTGGAAATGGCGTTGGTGTTGTATACGCTCCAAGAGGTACCTTATTCCACAACTACGAAACCGATGATAACGGTATCGTAACTAAAGCGAATATGATTGTTGCTACTACGCACAATGTACCTACAATGGAAAAAGCTATCCAACAAGCCGCAGAAGTGCTTTTCAAAGACAATTAA
- the vhuU gene encoding F420-non-reducing hydrogenase selenoprotein subunit VhuU, protein MVDETKLNLIEIVLRAYDPUYSCAAHMIVEDAEGNVVFEIVNDE, encoded by the coding sequence ATGGTGGATGAAACAAAATTAAATTTAATAGAAATTGTATTAAGAGCATACGACCCTTGATATTCATGTGCTGCTCACATGATTGTGGAAGATGCTGAAGGAAACGTTGTATTTGAAATTGTAAACGATGAATAA
- the vhuB gene encoding F420-non-reducing hydrogenase associated-polyferredoxin VhuB: MAGIKIQEDACLVCNACSKACPTEAIEIAPFKTCNLCFSCASACPTGALVENNGKLIYNGSKCIKCGNCATACPTGIKKVDDRFPYSKGHCVLCEKCVDACPIDIISIPGKIDKPEKEVTIPQEPIKVTEACVGCSECVPVCPVDAISIEDELAVIDTEKCIYCSVCAQTCPWNAIYVAGKKPSKRQKEIKSFTVTEECIGCEKCVEVCPGDMITYNAEDLIVKLPEACPACHLCEQNCPVDAISLEVEYGSAKPVTEEGLVWYEDKCNYCGPCAIKCPTNAINLINQKGLALPSRTKTDKDPEFRMCIRCGACVMKCPTGALKMGKITHEGKEYNRIEFSPALCNQCGECVDVCPQDTLKLTGDEKKPLEGYCILCLKCIEACDKAKRNALGLQ; this comes from the coding sequence ATGGCTGGAATTAAAATTCAAGAAGATGCATGTCTTGTTTGTAATGCTTGTTCAAAAGCATGTCCAACCGAGGCAATAGAAATTGCCCCCTTTAAGACCTGTAACTTGTGCTTTTCATGTGCAAGTGCATGTCCAACAGGGGCGTTAGTAGAAAACAATGGTAAGTTAATATACAACGGTAGCAAGTGTATAAAATGTGGAAACTGTGCAACTGCTTGCCCTACAGGCATTAAAAAAGTTGATGATAGATTCCCATACTCAAAAGGACACTGTGTACTTTGTGAAAAATGTGTTGACGCTTGTCCAATCGATATAATTTCAATCCCTGGAAAAATTGACAAACCTGAAAAAGAAGTTACAATACCTCAGGAACCTATCAAAGTAACAGAAGCTTGCGTAGGTTGTTCAGAGTGTGTACCAGTTTGTCCAGTGGATGCTATTTCAATCGAAGATGAACTTGCAGTTATTGACACAGAAAAATGTATATACTGTAGCGTATGTGCACAAACTTGCCCATGGAACGCTATATATGTAGCAGGCAAAAAACCTTCAAAAAGACAAAAAGAAATTAAATCATTCACAGTTACCGAAGAATGTATAGGTTGTGAAAAATGTGTTGAAGTATGTCCGGGTGACATGATTACATACAATGCAGAAGATTTAATTGTAAAATTGCCAGAAGCTTGTCCTGCATGTCACTTATGTGAGCAAAACTGTCCTGTGGATGCTATTTCCTTAGAAGTAGAATATGGAAGCGCTAAACCAGTTACAGAAGAAGGATTAGTATGGTATGAAGATAAGTGCAACTATTGTGGACCTTGTGCTATAAAATGTCCTACAAATGCAATTAACTTAATCAACCAGAAAGGACTTGCATTACCTTCAAGAACTAAAACAGATAAAGACCCAGAATTTAGAATGTGTATCAGATGTGGTGCTTGTGTTATGAAGTGTCCAACTGGTGCTTTAAAAATGGGTAAAATTACTCACGAAGGTAAGGAATACAACAGAATTGAATTTAGCCCTGCTTTATGTAACCAGTGTGGTGAATGTGTAGACGTATGTCCACAAGACACATTGAAACTTACAGGCGATGAGAAAAAACCACTCGAAGGCTACTGTATACTTTGTTTAAAGTGTATAGA